The Alysiella filiformis sequence CACAAAACGTGAAACAAAACGTGCGCGAATTGGAAGGCGCATTGAATCGCGTGTTGGCGCGTTGCCGCTTTGAAAAGCGCAGCACCATTGACATTGATTTGGCAACAGACGCGCTGCAAGACATTGTGGCGAGCAATTACAAACCGATTACCATTGAATTGATTATGAAAGCGGTGGCGGATTACCACCACATTCGCATGAGCGATTTGCTGGGCAAAAAACGCACGCGCAACATTGCCCGTCCGCGTCAAATGGCGATGGCGTTGGCGAAAGAATTGACCAACATGAGCCTGCCTGCGATTGGCGATGCTTTTGGTGGGCGCGACCACACGACCGTCATGCACGCGGTCAAAACCATCGCCCAACTGCGCGTGGAAGAGCCTGAATTGGGTCAGGATTATGAAAAATTGTTGATTTTGATACAGAATTAAATTCAGGCAGCCTGAAAGCTTTTAGGGAGTAATTTAAATGTCAAAATATTATGTTTATTCGCCTACTAATCAAGTTGACCATTTTATTGGTACTTATGAATTAAGTGAATTAGTTAAGAAATTTGATATCCCTCATCATTCAACAAAAAAAGCAAATTATTCGGTGCATAATACTGATATTATTAAACATTGTAGCAATCCTGTTGAAGATATTTTATATATTTATAAAGACGCACTAAATGCAGCCCAATGTGCAGGCTTTCATAAAAGTGATACCCGTGATGTTCATGTATTTACCATTCCAAATGCAAATTCTGAATGTGAGCTTGGTTTTATTTTTAAAGAAAATCAAAATGGTATTACATATATTGTTAGCCCATATCCATTACTTCATTTACAAGAATTTGAAATAAAAGATCAATAAATATTTTCAGGCAGCCTGAAAAGAAATGTAGCTAAATAATTTAAAGGAAATTCAAAATGTTGATTTTACAAACCGACCGCGATAGCCTGCTCAAACCCCTACAAGCCGTAACGGGGATTGTGGAGCGCAAACACACGCTGCCGATTTTGTCCAACGTGTTGCTGGAAAGCCGCAATGGTGTGGTGCAATTACTTGCCACCGATTTGGAAATCCAAATCCACACCACAGGCATGGAAAACGACAAAGGCGATTTCCGCATTACCACCAATGCCAAAAAATTGCAGGACATTTTACGCGCCCTGCCCGATGGCGCAATCGTGCAACTGGAACAAGCCGACAATCGCTTAACTTTGAAAGCGGGCAAATCGCGTTTCAATTTGCAAATGCTGCCTGCGGACGATTTCCCCACCATGAATGTGGAAAGCAGCGCACAAATCGCATTTTCATTGACACAAGAAGCCCTGAAAAACCTGATTTCACAAGTGCAATACAGCATGGCGGTTCAAGACATTCGCTTTTATTTGAATGGTTTACTCATGCAGGTGGAAGACAACCAATTACGCTTGGTTGCCACCGATGGACACCGCTTGGCTTATGCCAGCGAAACGATTGAGGGCAATTTTGCCAAAACCGATGTGATTTTGCCACGCAAAACGGTGTTGGAATTGAACAAATTGCTCAACCAAGCCAATGAAAACATCACGGTTGAGCTGCTGAACAATCAGGTGCGCTTTACTTGCAATGGCACGGTCATTGTCAGCAAAGTGATTGACGGCAAATTCCCCGATTACAACCGCGTGATTCCTTTGGACAATGACCGCATTTTCGTGATTTCACGCACGGCTTTGTTGGGTGCTTTGGAGCGTTCGGCAATTTTGGCAAATGAGAAATTCCGTGGTGTGAAATTGTTTGCGTCAGCAGGTTTGCTGCGCGTGTCTTGCACCAACAATGAGCAAGAAGAGGCACAAGAAGAATTGGAAATTGCGTATCAAGGCGATGAACTGGAAGTCAGCTTTAACATCAATTACTTAACCGATATGCTCCGCAACATCCACAGCGATGATGTGCAACTGGCGTTTGGTAATGATATCAATAAATCCACTTTATTGACTGTCCCCAATCAGCCCAATTTCAAATATGTTGCCATGCCCATGAAGATTTGATTTTAATCAATTCAGGCTGCCTGAAAAGGAGGATTCCCTTTCAGGCAGCTTTTTTATAAGCAAATCATCTAAATCACATAATCACAAAATCTTTTTTTTCAGAAATGAAATCGCGTATCCTGCCTGAAATTTCATTCATCAAAATCATCATG is a genomic window containing:
- the dnaN gene encoding DNA polymerase III subunit beta, yielding MLILQTDRDSLLKPLQAVTGIVERKHTLPILSNVLLESRNGVVQLLATDLEIQIHTTGMENDKGDFRITTNAKKLQDILRALPDGAIVQLEQADNRLTLKAGKSRFNLQMLPADDFPTMNVESSAQIAFSLTQEALKNLISQVQYSMAVQDIRFYLNGLLMQVEDNQLRLVATDGHRLAYASETIEGNFAKTDVILPRKTVLELNKLLNQANENITVELLNNQVRFTCNGTVIVSKVIDGKFPDYNRVIPLDNDRIFVISRTALLGALERSAILANEKFRGVKLFASAGLLRVSCTNNEQEEAQEELEIAYQGDELEVSFNINYLTDMLRNIHSDDVQLAFGNDINKSTLLTVPNQPNFKYVAMPMKI